From uncultured Pseudodesulfovibrio sp.:
AACAAGATCAAACTGGTCAACTTCATGATTTCAGCAGGTCTTGCTGGATGCGCAGGCGGTCTGTTTGCCCACGTTGTCGGCTACGTCAACCCACAGTCTTTCAACATTCTCAAATCCACCGAGGCCATGGTTATGGTCTACCTCGGCGGCATGGGCTCGCTTTCAGGCGCAGTCATTTCGGCCGTGGTCTTTACCTTCCTGATGGAAGTACTTAGATCCCAGTCCCTCATGGACTTCCTGCTGGCTCCAGCTACGTTCGTCTTCCCGGAATGGGAACCGTCAGCCGGTGTCATCAAATGGGTCATGATTCCCCTGCTCCTCGTCCTGATCATGCAGTTCAGGCCCGAAGGCATCATGGGTAACAAAGAGTTGTCGGACGTGTTCCCGAAACTCAAAAAATTCTACACGTTCAAGTAGGGGGTCGGCATGTCACTTCTCAAAATCGACACTATGACCCAGCGTTTCGGAGGCCTTCAGGCCGTGTCCGAATTCAGCGTGGAAATGAAAGGCGGCGAACTCATGGGGCTGATCGGCCCCAACGGAGCAGGTAAGACAACCATCTTCAACCTGATATCCGGTTTTTACCAGCCCACCGAAGGAAGCATTACATTTGACGGCACCCTGACCGCTGGCCTCAAGCCGCATCAGGTAACGTCAATGGGCATTGCCCGAACCTTCCAGAATATCCGACTGTGGCACGACATGACCGTGCTCGACAACATCCGTATCGCCCAGCATTATCGTATGGGTTATTCGGTCTGGGACTCCATCATCAGAGGTCCCAAATACAAAGCACGTGAAGCACGCATTCTGGAGATAGCCGAGGAATTGCTTGACGCCATG
This genomic window contains:
- a CDS encoding ABC transporter ATP-binding protein; protein product: MSLLKIDTMTQRFGGLQAVSEFSVEMKGGELMGLIGPNGAGKTTIFNLISGFYQPTEGSITFDGTLTAGLKPHQVTSMGIARTFQNIRLWHDMTVLDNIRIAQHYRMGYSVWDSIIRGPKYKAREARILEIAEELLDAMSLTDVAYEFPKNLPYGLQRRVEIARAMSIRPKLLLLDEPAAGLNSADVEDLIKLVRWIHDNFDITIFMIEHQMKVVTSLCQWIKVIDFGATIAEGTPEDIQSNPAVIKAYLGDDNI